In Lathyrus oleraceus cultivar Zhongwan6 chromosome 2, CAAS_Psat_ZW6_1.0, whole genome shotgun sequence, the DNA window actttgcatgacttttcaggcttcttaattgcaggaattccatgtaccaacttctttgaattcagatgttttaagcttctgaaattcaagtgaccaaatcttctgtgccacagctcactctccttctcagcacttgttgcactaagacattctgagtctgcagttctgacattcaccttgaatgttctattccttccctgttctgactccataatcaacttctgattgcagtcatacagcttcagaagattgtccttcatggtaactgagaaacctttctcaattaattgtcccacactcatcagattgcttctgatgccaggtacataccacacgttctgaatcaatgttgttttcccattgttcagaatcactctgacatttcccataccttctgcattaagatatttgtcatcagcacatctgatctttgtcctcttttcagagtcaaagtcaaccagccatttcttgtttccagtaagatgatttgaacagccagtgtccatataccaccagtctatcagatccatatcatcagattcagaggccatcaatagcacagattcgtcatcagaacttctggctatatttgcttcttctgattttctctccttgtttgaccaacagtctctagcaaaatgaccaaacttcttacagcagtaacattggattttcttcttgtcatacttctcttttcccttctgagcattcttttgtctatcagaggttgagctttctgacttctgaccaccatcagatcttctcctggcttctgactgcttctgatacctcctatcagaagttgctttcagagcctgctgctctacttccctttcagaagttctttcagtcaaacgcaactcttgcgcttctagactgctctgcagctcttcaattctcattGTGCTCAGATCcttggaatgttctattgctaccacaatgtaatcaaattgagaggtaagggatctcaataccttctccatgattgtttcttcagaaagagtttctccacacgctttcatctcattagtgatcagaatcactctggagatgtattcagaaactttctcattattcttcatgttgagattttcatattgctttctcaaggactgaagcttcaccttcttcactgatgcgtcaccaccataacatctaaccagtgtgtcccacgcaacctttgctgtcgttgaatctgcaatcttctcaaacacatttacatcaacacattgatgaatgaagaacaatgccttctgatccttcttccttacttccttctgcgcgtttttctgttcatccgtcgcatctgctgctaccggaacataaccatcagtgacaagatctagaacatcttgagcaccgaacagtacacgcatttggatcatccaacgattccagtttttaccgtcaaatactggaagtttggtgttcatgttgccgtttccgttcatctttctaccttgcacaatacactcagatttctcacacagtgtttcccaacccacagaattaaaattctgatcagattttgttcaagattcaacacgaatctaagaatcaaaatcaaacacacacaagacctcacgttcactcttgtttcccgtgtttccctatgaatccgaaccggaactctagataccaattgttggtgcaaaggtagaataaaagatgaatattctattaagagaatgacggctacaaaacatgataaaagttacaatgattgtcaccctatttataagctaaaactagggttactagaatataataaaatactaaaataccctctaacaaacttaggggctaagaaaatagtaaaactaataaatatgaattacttctaataagCACGACCTTTGAAACCTTTGTgagcacattaataaaaaaatattttcccCTTATTTTGTAAATATTATTTTAGCAATTGGACAAATGCAAACCCTTTTAAAACATTTTTTCCCTAAACTAATTGGAAGGTTCCCGTTGGATACAACGGATGTGAGAGGTGCTAGTACATTTCTATCGCGTAACCAACTTTCGAATCCGATTTAGTTGTGATGATCATCTTATCCTCTTTCCTTGggattttattgttatttttcttttctttaggaataaataaaattcggtaGTTACTCTCTTAGTCATATGCGAGTGTGCAATACGCTCGTAAGGTtgtattttttgagatgcgacacATACTACTTTGATGACTTGGATTTCATATAAATGAGATTTGTTTGTGGAATTTTGCGGGAATCAGAAGTCGATTACCATAAACGACACCAGAGTTCTATCGTGGAATGGGAATTGTGAATGAGTTAAAGTGGTAAACTTCTGATGTGGTGTTATAAATCTACTGAGCGATCGAATACAGGGGTGAACCTACAAAGTTAACACTCTAACGCTAAGTTAGTAATTGAGTCCAAAAAAAAAGAGTGAAACATGAAAATTGTATGTATACCTTAGGCCTTGCGCATGCCGATATGTATATATGAGCCAGGTAATTATGGACATTACTTTGTCTTGGGCTCGTCGCTTGAGAATTGTAAAGGAACATTTCTTTATTAAGCTCTTGCTTGATGCAAAAACAAATTTACTCCTTAATTTTCtattgaattgtgaaaatttaTTCATTAAAAATGTCCTTTAAGATAAAATATTTCACAAGAATAAgttctatttataaaaaaaaacattatAGATAAAAATATTGCTCAAGACTTTAAAATTATAAGATTAAAGCGGTCGCATTTCACATGTAGTTAGATATTTATTTGAATATTAATACACGAAAAAGCTAAAATAATTAAATTAGTTAGACGAAAATAAGGATGGATAGAGTAGCTCAACAAATATATTTTAGTTAAATTAGATGAGAGTAAACGGTGGATTATGGACTCAATCTCACAATGATAATTATTAACATTTTTTATAATATGTTGATGTAAACAAGTTGTtatatgaaaataaaataattatttaaatatttgGTATGTTTTTTTTAAGTcttttcatatatatatatatatatatatatatatatatatatatatatatatatatatatatatataataaagtctAATATTAATTACACATAAAAGTGTTTATAATCAAATAAATTGAACCTCACTTTTTTATACTGTTAATTTGATATTATttcaatttttcaatttttattttattttaaatttgaCAATTGTAGTAATATATTTGTACACTTTTTCCATAATTATTTATGCATTTATGAATATTATTTGATTAATTCATTCAATGTTTTCAAAAGTTGGTTcttttttattatattatattttatattttacaAATGTAGCAAATAAACACAATTTGTTTTACTTTTCTAAATATCTATAAGCAGTTGAATATCGATTTTTTTTATAATAAGAAGTAAGTCAAAAATAAGAAgtaatttaaaataaaatatttttggtgcTACATTTACTTTATTACAATTTAAAATCATCTTATTAAAGCAATATTgattaattattatttttaaatgaCTATTAATCTCGTGGTCAATATATACTCAATTAAATATTAGCCataaaatgatttgaatttgatATTCAACATCCTCGTAGCCATACCAAACCACtaatatgtaaaaaaaaaatcatttaattaattattataaagTTTCTATTTAATGTATGTAGATTTTAAATTggtaaaaataataaaataaaattatcatattattaaataatttataataattaattaaaataaagtAAATACGAATTAGGTAGGATGCTACATGTGTCGATTGTAATAAATTTCGTATAATGTGTTcatatttttatatatatatttgcgAAACATTCAAAGTAGTATTCATTCTCTTATCAACCACCTAGTTTCTTTGTTCTCTCCATCAAGATGAATTGTTATGATCTTCAGCAGAGAGTCTTTGTAGCTTGTGAAGAGAAGAGAGGTTCTCTTACCATTTCCGATCAAAAGGAGCCCCTCATTTGCCCTAAGCCACTTCGAGTTGGAGTTATATTGGAAAAACACATGGAAATGTTTGCTAATCAAGTAGATTCATCTCCTCCGTTTTTTTGCGTGTCTCCACCGATTCGAACATCAAATCCCTTGGTTAAGGATGCTCGATTCAGAGATGATATTTCGTCATCATTAGGTTTTGCATTTTCAACTTCTGTATCTTGCAAAAGCGAACGCGTCAGAATGAGTTTTGGACTTAAACCGGCTCCAATTAGAGTAGAAGGATTTGATTGCATCGGTATGGATCGCCAGAATTCGAGCATCTCTACTTTCGCTTAAATGTTTCATTCAAATAAATATGTATATCGGCGGAGGTAGAATGCGATAACTTATTATAAAGAAAAATAATTTAAGTAGATTGAAAAAAATATCTTTTAAGTTAGTTTAAGGTTATAATGTTGGAAGAAACAAAACTTGTTTTTGAGAAGGTTGGATAGTGTTAATTATGTTTTATTTAAGTGTTATTTAAATTTTCTAAGAAAGTCGGATGAGTTGGTAATTTTGattataatatataaaatatatatagTTAAATTTATAAGTATGATTATTATAAACTTAATGAATTAAGTGATTTTTTTTAACTTAGTGGTTTACTTGAGGAAATTATTCCTAATTGAGCATCACATACTTACCATCATTC includes these proteins:
- the LOC127117469 gene encoding uncharacterized protein LOC127117469; protein product: MNCYDLQQRVFVACEEKRGSLTISDQKEPLICPKPLRVGVILEKHMEMFANQVDSSPPFFCVSPPIRTSNPLVKDARFRDDISSSLGFAFSTSVSCKSERVRMSFGLKPAPIRVEGFDCIGMDRQNSSISTFA